The Loxodonta africana isolate mLoxAfr1 chromosome 12, mLoxAfr1.hap2, whole genome shotgun sequence genome segment TGCGCTCTGCGCCGCGTCCACCACGGGCCCCTAGGCCCGCTAGCCCCCATGCTTCCAGTTTGCCCTAGCAGCCCTCTCTTGGTCTCAGACCTAAGTGTCCAGGAGATGGGAGATGCAGGATCATGCCCACCCCACCACCCAGCCAGAAAAGCACACCCTCCGAAAGTCAGGTATGGCCAGAAGGTCTATTCAAGTTCTAGGAGCTGACAGGTGAACCCAGAGGCCTTTTCCTTCCTCACCGGGGCCTTGCTGCACTGGAGCTGCCTTCCGATTCTGGCACTTTAGACTGGGGTGCCCTTGGCCTTGCCCTTCACCTCCTGTTTTGCCGGGTAGTCCCAGGGGCTGATGTGTACCCTCTCCAGATTCAGCATGGGCTCCTCTATGCTCTGGTCCCTGCTCTTCTGCCGATCGGCCAATATCATGGCCCTGAGGAGGGGTGGGTAGGGCACGGAGCGCCGGAGGTCCTCGCTGGCTGGTGTGAAAGTGGTGAAGGCCGCCTCTTCGTGCTTGGGCACCAGCCGCCAGTCGTGGTACATGACCTGCTCGATCTCCCGGGTCTCACTTTCCGTCTGGCCTGGGGAAAGAGAGACAAGGTTCAAAGCACCCTTTCTTAACCATCTGCGCCTGTGCCCACTGTGCAGTCCCCCCAAGCCTTACCTCTGAAGGTCAGAACGCCCCAGGCTTTTCCGTGGTCCAAGCTCTGCAAAGCAGGTAAAAGCAGGTCAGCTCGACAAGCTCAGCACCTACCTCCTCCTCAAAGGTTCAGTGGGGCGCCTGTCCCGGAGTCGGGTGGAGGAGAGAGGGCAGTGTTGCCCCACGGAGCTCCGAGCTCAGAACGGGCCGGCCTGGTCCAGGCGTGAAGCGCGGATGCGGTGCACGAGTGGGGGGCTGGGAAGGAGGGCGCACACGCACCTGCGCGGTGTAGTCGGGCCGCACCCGCGTGAGGCGCCAGTAGCACGGCTCGTCATGCTGCCACAGCCAGGACTTGCGCGTGACGAGGCGGCCGAGGCCGAAAAGCGGCAGGCGGCCGAGGAGCTGCAGGAGGCGGCTCTCGCGGCGCACGTCAGCCCAGGCCCGCGGGGGCAGCCGGCGGCCCGAGAGAGGCCGTGACAGCGTCTCGTAGTCCAGGGCATAGCGCTGCGAGTCGCGCGGCCGCTCCCGCAGCTCGCGCAGGGCCCGCACACGCCCGGCCAGCTCGGCGATCAGCCGCGGCCGAACTTTCTTCCGCGCCATTGTCCGCCCGCACTGACAGTCCGCGTCCTCAGCGCTCCGGCCGAGGGCCGCCGCCGCTGCGCGCTGCGAGGCCCGCCTGGCGCCGGAAACGGCCGGTGTCTCCGGGAAACGCGTCCGGGTGCGGCCGGAAGCGAAGGCGAAATAGGGCTGCCCATGGCGAAGGCCGGAGCCGGCGGGGCCGCTGGGTCTTTGCGCGGAGTCCGGGGCGGTGGTCCATGGGGGGACCCGACCTGGGAGATCTCAGACTCGGACACCGAGGGCCCTGCCGGCGCTGAGGCCGCCGCGAGGGCCCGAGACCCGGCGGAGGAGCGCAGGGCGGCGGCCGAGGCTCTGCGGCCCGAGCCGGCCCTGAGGCGCTTGGCGGTGCGCGTGGACCCAGGTGCGGACGGGAGCAGCCCGGGGTCGCTTCTGCTTGGAGCTCGGCACTGGGGACCAAACTCCCTTTTAGCCTCCAGTAGGAGTGGTAAAAGGGGCGCCTCCTGCCCGGAGCTTGGCCGGCCTTCCCAACCGTGCCCGCCGTTGCTCCGGGCAGCTGTTGCACTCTCGGCTGGCTGTGGGTCTCCCCTGGAGGGATGGCGTGACGGACGGAGCTcgcgctctctctctcttccatgTCACCCTAGCCATC includes the following:
- the MRPS34 gene encoding small ribosomal subunit protein mS34, yielding MARKKVRPRLIAELAGRVRALRELRERPRDSQRYALDYETLSRPLSGRRLPPRAWADVRRESRLLQLLGRLPLFGLGRLVTRKSWLWQHDEPCYWRLTRVRPDYTAQSLDHGKAWGVLTFRGQTESETREIEQVMYHDWRLVPKHEEAAFTTFTPASEDLRRSVPYPPLLRAMILADRQKSRDQSIEEPMLNLERVHISPWDYPAKQEVKGKAKGTPV